The Paraburkholderia agricolaris genome includes the window GCGAAAACACCCGGCGCTGCTTGCCATGCGGTGTGAGATCGCAGGAAAAACTCTGCCCATCGTCGCGCAAAGCCTCGATCGAGGCGAACTTCAACACATCGGCGACGCGGCCGATCTCGTAGCGCGAATCCTGCTTCGACAACCCCGACTCGAGCGAAATCAGATCCGAGGCTTCCTCGGTGCGCTCCCGCAGCAACACCGCGGCGCGTTCGAGAATCTGCGAGCGCTCGTAGCGGGTGAGTTTCGCCTGGTATGCGGCAGCGTATTCGAACGCCGCGCGCACGTCGTCGATGCTCGCCAACGGGACCGTACCTACCCGCGTCCCGCTAAAAGGATCGAACACGTCGAGCGTGCGCGAGCGCGTCGCGCGCTCCCCCTTGAGCCGCAGCGCTTCGGCCCGGAATGCTGGATGGTCCCGCAGCACGGCGTTCATGATGCCTCCACGTGGTTCAGGGCAACGTCGAAGATATCGAAGTTGCGCAGCCGCTTGCCCGCTTTGACGGCGGCCAGTTCCTCGACGCGGCGATTGAACAGCAGCGGCACTTCCTGCTCGGAGATCCCGCCGTGCGAGCGCAACGGCACGGTCAGTCCGGACAGATCGTGCTCGTCGCGACGCGTGCCGAGCACCACATGCCGGGTGCTGACCACGACGATGTCGCCCACGCGGTCGTTCGGCAGTTCGAAGCGCTCGCATGCGGCGCGATTGTCGAGCACTACTTCGATACCCGGTAAACCGCCGATCCGTTCGATCACCTGCGCGACGTTCACATCGTGCGGCAGGTAAATCGTCGCGAACGAACCGAGCGCGCCGTGATGCACGACATACGGATCGGTAATCGGCAAAATCACGCGCGCTTTGCCGTGCCCAAGCCAATCGTCCAGCACGTCCTGCAGATAGATCACATTCGGCTCGCCGGTCTTCGGGTCGTGCTTGGCGTTCATGCCGTGGTCGGCGGTCAGGCCGATCACCCAGCCGAGCGCATCGAGCCTCGCGAGGTAGCCGTCCATCATCGCGTAGAACGCGTTCGCGCCTTCGGTGCCCGGCGCCCATTTGTGCTGGATGTAATCGGTGGTCGACAGATACATCAGATCGAGCTTGCGGGTTTCAGCCAGCCGCACGCCGGCGGCGAAAACGAATTCGGACAGTCCCGCGCTGTACACATCAGGCACCGGCAAGCCGACCAGATCGAGCACTTCGTCGATGCCGTTTTCTTCGCGCGTCACCTTGTCGGCTTTTTCCGCTGAGAAACAGATCCCCTTCAATTGCCAGCCGAGCAAACGGCGCAGCTTGTCTTTCGCAGTGACCACGGCAACCGCCGCGCCGGCGTCAGCAGCAGCGGCCAGCAAGGTCCCCGCGCGCAGATAAGCCGGATCGTTCATCATCACTTCCGCGCCTTCGCCGCCGTTTGCGTCCGGATCCCAGAAGTAGTTGCCGCAAATACCATGCACCGAGGGCGGCACGCCGCACACGATCGACAGATTATTCGGGTTCGTGAACGACGGAATCACGCAATCGGCTTTGAAGGCCGCACCGCCTTTGAGCATCTTGCCGATGAAAGGCGCGGCACCCGCCGCGACCGCTGCTTCGAGGTAATCGTATTCGCAGCCGTCGACGCACACCACAACGGTCGGTTGCTCGGGCAGCCGGTAGCCGCGGCCATTGACTTCAATCGTACGTTCGCTTGCGTTTTCCATCATTACCTTCCATGCGTTGAGAGCACGCGTGCTCCAGTCAATTCGTTGCAGCCGGCCTCAATCGTTCGATGCCGCCAATGTCTGGACCGCGCCCAGCGGCCCCGCCGGTTCGCAGGCTTCACGCGCGCGCTGCAAGCCGCCGTTCACATGCGCATGCATCAGCGCCGCGGCCTGCCCGGCGTCGCGCGAACCC containing:
- the phnA gene encoding phosphonoacetate hydrolase; translation: MENASERTIEVNGRGYRLPEQPTVVVCVDGCEYDYLEAAVAAGAAPFIGKMLKGGAAFKADCVIPSFTNPNNLSIVCGVPPSVHGICGNYFWDPDANGGEGAEVMMNDPAYLRAGTLLAAAADAGAAVAVVTAKDKLRRLLGWQLKGICFSAEKADKVTREENGIDEVLDLVGLPVPDVYSAGLSEFVFAAGVRLAETRKLDLMYLSTTDYIQHKWAPGTEGANAFYAMMDGYLARLDALGWVIGLTADHGMNAKHDPKTGEPNVIYLQDVLDDWLGHGKARVILPITDPYVVHHGALGSFATIYLPHDVNVAQVIERIGGLPGIEVVLDNRAACERFELPNDRVGDIVVVSTRHVVLGTRRDEHDLSGLTVPLRSHGGISEQEVPLLFNRRVEELAAVKAGKRLRNFDIFDVALNHVEAS